The following DNA comes from Deltaproteobacteria bacterium.
GTCTTGAGGCTTTGTGCCTGCAAAGTACATTTTAAACCCGGTCAAAATTAGAAGGGATCCAAAGAAAATCACAAGCCAGTGGTACTGCATAAGGACCGAACCCATGGCAATGAAAATTCCTCGGAAGACCAGGGCACCTAGGATTCCCCAAAACAGAACTCGGTGCTGATACATTTTCGGGATTCTGAAGTAAGCAAATACAACAGCAAAAACGAAAATGTTGTCAATGGCCAGAGACTTCTCGACCACAAATCCAGTTAAGAATTCAAGAGCAGATGACTTTGCCTGAGCCTCGGGGTCAAATCCTATGATCGAGGTATATCTCTCGTGCGTCGAAAATCGATATTGCGCATAAAGGTAAAATAAATAGTTAAAAACGAGAGCCAAGCTAATCCAGACAGTCGTCCAAATCGAAGCTTCTTTGAAGCTGACCTCGTGTGCTTTTTTATGAAAAACTCCAAGGTCAAGAGCCAATACCACGAGTACAAAAGTCGTGAACCCTGCATAGAACCACCAATAATCGTAAAACGGGAAAAGTATCATTTTTTAATTCTCCTTTAAGCCTTAACCTTTTTGTTATCATTAAATATTTCTAAAAGCAAAATATCTTTAAAATCGATAAAAAAATTGATTTGCACTTGTATTTACGATACAAATGTTTTGGAGTTTTTGAGAACCAAATTTTTTTTGGGGGGGGTTATGAACCAATGGATTAACTACCATCATCTTTTTTATTTTAAGACGATTGCGGAAGAGGGAACTGTCTCAAAAGCCGCAGAAAAATTACGGCTTGGCCAGCCGACATTGTCAGCACAATTGAAACAGTTTGAAGATCATATTGGGGTTCAACTTTTTGAGCGGCATCATAAAAAGCTCACCCTGACAGAACAAGGTAAAGTGGCACTTGATTACTCGAAAAATATTTTTAAAATGGGATCTGAAATGTATGAGGTGCTTCATGATAGGCTAAAACCGATGAAGCCATCGCTCCACTTAGGGGCACTGGATAGCGTTCCTAAGCAAATTATTCTTCAGTTAGTTAAACATGCTTTCAGAATTTCGCCCTGCCAAATCACCTTATCCGAAGGCAAATCGGATGAATTATTAAGAGAACTTTGCTCACATAGGATGGATTTGCTGGTGACAAATTTTTTACCGACTGGAATTGACGGTAAAGGCCTATATCCCAAGCCTATTACTAAAAAGAATGTAGGATTTTATGGAGCACCTAAATTTAAATCCTTAAGAAAAGGCTTTCCGAAATCAATATCTGGTGAGCCAATGGTGTTTCCTACATATGACAGTCGTATGAGACAAGATCTGGATCACTGGGCAAAGATGAATAAAATTGAACTCAACATTATTACCGAAAGCCAAGACATATCGGTCAAGAAGCTTATGGCAGTTAACGAGTTAGGATTGATTCCAGCAGCGACCCATACGGTTACAGGTCAAGTTCTGCGAGGTGAGCTTATCGAAATCGGGCAACTTCAAGGTGTTTATGAGGAGCTTTTTTTAGTTACAGCCCAGCGAAAGATTGAAAATACAATTGCTTCAAAACTAAGAGATTCTTTTATTGTATAGAGTTTACAAATACAAAGTAGGTTTTTTATCTATTTTAACAATCTCTAATTCTTCCGTAAAGTAATTCATGTGAGGGTATTATACTCTCACTAAAAACTTTAGGAGGATTTATGCTCACTTCGAAAAAAACGATTTTAAAACCCTTGTTTGAATCGACTAACGGACTGCATCTGACGGCCTACCTTATTAATAGAGGCGACCTCGTAGATCTAAAATCTCAACTTCGAGATATTATTACCCAGACCTATGAGTGGTTGAATCCAGTAATGTCCATCGAAGATAGAAACAAGTTTTTAGAACCTCTCGACTCGCTTCTTGAAGATGCTAGCATTTTCAAAGAGATGAAAGGCAATATCGGTATCTTCCGTAATCAGGCATCATTCAGGTTGTTGAATATACCAATTGAAGTCGAGCAGGCCTGTCAGGTGGCAACAAGCTTTCATGTGAAGCCATTGCTAAAATGGCTACAATCAGATCAGGAATTTCTACTTTTAGGTCTAGAAAAGGAAGCAGCTCATCTGTACTTGGGAAATCAGAGCTCATTTAAACTTGTTGAGTCTATTTTACTTCCTGAAGCTTTAAAGGGTAAAGAATTTAATGGTGGTTATCAAAGCCTGAAGGATTCAAGAACAAAACGAACCAAAGAAGGCGAGACTATTGCTTGGCTCAATGAATGGATTTCCGAATTGACGAGAACCACAAAACCAAAACTCTTTGTGGCTGGCGAGAAGTCGTTTGTTTCTAGGCTTGGTCGAAAGCTGAGATATAAAAATGTGGCTAAAGCTCCGATAGCGGATCTCTTTGTCAAAAATAACGTCAGCGATATTTGTTCTTCCGTTAGAAGAGTCATGAGAGCTGAGGCAAAAGAATATGTCGAAAAGTCAATATTTGAATTTCGATTGGCCGAGGAAGGAAATCGGGTTCAAAAAAATATCTTTCAGATTTCGAGAGCGGTGGTTCAAGGTAGAGTTCGAAAACTGCTGGTGACAGATGAACTTAATATATTTGGAAAAATTGACAAGAAATCAGGAGGAATAGCGATTCACCCATTCGACTTGGATCACGAAGACGACGATATTCTAGATGACTTGGCCCAAATGGTTTTAAGTCAAGGTGGCGAAGTCATCGTCGCTTCAAAAAACGAAATTCCAAGTGGCCGGGCTATTCTGGCGATTTTGGATGATGGAGGAAAGGAGCTAGCGAAGACGGATAACATCCGTCTTGCTACAAATAAAGATCTAGTTTCAATGAGGGACGATGTCCGAAATTATGCATGAAAAAACCTATCTATTCTATCTGGCGATAAAATTCTAGTTAAAGACCGCGAATTGGCGCGATTCTTGTCAAAAGAAATGGAGAAAAGGTGGAGAACTTCCTTTGAGTGCAATTGAAATTTTAAAAACAAACCTACTGTCGCCCTTGGTTCTCGCGTTTTTACTTGGAATTTTCACAAAGCTAGT
Coding sequences within:
- a CDS encoding TerC family protein; protein product: MILFPFYDYWWFYAGFTTFVLVVLALDLGVFHKKAHEVSFKEASIWTTVWISLALVFNYLFYLYAQYRFSTHERYTSIIGFDPEAQAKSSALEFLTGFVVEKSLAIDNIFVFAVVFAYFRIPKMYQHRVLFWGILGALVFRGIFIAMGSVLMQYHWLVIFFGSLLILTGFKMYFAGTKPQDLENNFMVRQLKKVFRVHPQVEGQKFFFKKDGRTYVTPLFLALVFLELSDIIFAVDSVPAIFALTKEPLIVFTSNIFAILGLRSMYFMLAGVMDRFIYIKYGLASVLVFVGLKMVWLNDAFGGKFPVNWSLGIIALLIGSSIVASIIIDYIKRKK
- a CDS encoding LysR family transcriptional regulator, whose translation is MNQWINYHHLFYFKTIAEEGTVSKAAEKLRLGQPTLSAQLKQFEDHIGVQLFERHHKKLTLTEQGKVALDYSKNIFKMGSEMYEVLHDRLKPMKPSLHLGALDSVPKQIILQLVKHAFRISPCQITLSEGKSDELLRELCSHRMDLLVTNFLPTGIDGKGLYPKPITKKNVGFYGAPKFKSLRKGFPKSISGEPMVFPTYDSRMRQDLDHWAKMNKIELNIITESQDISVKKLMAVNELGLIPAATHTVTGQVLRGELIEIGQLQGVYEELFLVTAQRKIENTIASKLRDSFIV